One segment of Mobula birostris isolate sMobBir1 chromosome 27, sMobBir1.hap1, whole genome shotgun sequence DNA contains the following:
- the LOC140188484 gene encoding proproteinase E-like has translation MYQLLLVVLLAASASGCGQSYYTPYASKVVNGIDARPYSWPWQVSLRVGYPGSNSFSHTCGATLISSNWVMTAGHCISNRREYRVVLGEYDRDVEEGAEQFIKPSGIFVHPQWNMNCVACGNDIALIKLSEHAVLNDKVQIACIPPYGEILPNNFYCYITGWGRLYTNGPLPAKLQQAYIPVIDYEHCSAPAWWGTTVKETMVCAGGAEKSGCNGDSGGPLNCQGSDGRWYVHGVTSFVSAYGCNTYKKPTVWTRVSAFNYWIAQTMASN, from the exons ATGTATCAGTTGCTTCTCGTTGTCCTGCTTGCAGCCAGTG catctggctGTGGACAGAGTTACTACACCCCATATGCCTCAAAAGTGGTTAATGGAATTGATGCGAGGCCATACAGCTGGCCATGGCAG GTTTCTTTGCGAGTTGGATATCCAGGAAGCAATTCATTTTCTCACACTTGTGGTGCGACGCTAATTTCCTCAAACTGGGTTATGACAGCTGGCCATTGTATCTC TAATCGACGGGAATACCGTGTGGTACTGGGAGAGTATGACAGAGAtgttgaagagggtgcagagcagttcATAAAGCCCAGTGGTATCTTTGTTCATCCACAATGGAATATGAACTGTGTGGCCTGTGG GAATGATATCGCTTTAATCAAGCTCTCAGAGCATGCAGTCTTGAATGACAAAGTTCAGATTGCTTGTATTCCACCTTACGGTGAAATTCTTCCCAATAACTTTTATTGCTACATTACTGGATGGGGCCGGCTCTACA CGAATGGACCACTTCCAGCAAAGCTACAGCAAGCTTACATACCAGTTATTGACTATGAGCATTGCAGTGCACCAGCCTGGTGGGGCACTACTGTGAAAGAGACCATGGTTTGTGCTGGAGGTGCTGAAAAGTCCGGATGCAAT GGAGACTCAGGTGGACCTTTGAACTGCCAGGGTTCTGATGGACGCTGGTATGTCCATGGTGTAACCAGCTTTGTGTCAGCCTATGGATGTAACACCTATAAGAAACCCACAGTCTGGACTCGAGTATCCGCCTTCAATTACTGGATTGCTCAG ACGATGGCCTCCAACTAA